The proteins below come from a single Portunus trituberculatus isolate SZX2019 chromosome 2, ASM1759143v1, whole genome shotgun sequence genomic window:
- the LOC123505631 gene encoding vacuolar protein sorting-associated protein 28 homolog — MFAGLASNNAQDHNRPELYEEVKLYTNAREREKYDNLAELYAVINTLQSLEKMYIKDVVPPKEYTAWCSKLLVQYKAAFKLVQCEEYSTVESFVKKYKLDCPAALERIREDRPITIKDDKGNTSKCIADIVSLFITVMDKLRLGINANDELQPDLKDLHDNMTRLSLIPQDCEGRVKVREWIVTLEGMTADETLSETQVRQMIFDLESAYNAFNRLLQHT; from the exons ATGTTCGCTGGGCTTGCCTCCAATAATGCACAAG accacaACCGGCCAGAGTTATATGAAGAAGTGAAGCTTTATacaaatgcaagagagagagaaaa GTACGACAATCTGGCCGAGCTGTACGCTGTCATCAACACACTGCAGTCCCTAGAGAAAATGTACATCaag GATGTGGTGCCCCCGAAGGAATACACAGCTTGGTGCAGCAAGTTATTGGTGCAGTACAAAGCAGCATTCAAATTGGTGCAGTGTGAAGAGTACTCAACTGTTGAAAGCTTTGTTAAGAagtacaag CTGGACTGCCCGGCCGCCCTGGAGAGGATAAGAGAAGATCGACCTATCACCATTAAGGATGATAAAGGGAATACCAGTAAATGCATTGCTGATATTGTCTCG ctCTTCATTACGGTGATGGACAAACTGCGTCTCGGAATCAACGCCAATGATGAACTTCAGCCTGACCTCAAGGACCTTCACGACAACATGACACGCCTCTCCCTCATCCCGCAG GATTGCGAGGGTCGGGTCAAGGTCAGGGAGTGGATTGTGACCTTGGAGGGAATGACAGCAGATGAGACCCTTTCCGAGACACAGGTTCGCCAAATGATCTTCGACCTTGAATCAGCTTACAATGCTTTCAACAGGCTCCTCCAGCACACCTAG